A genomic stretch from Gorilla gorilla gorilla isolate KB3781 chromosome 20, NHGRI_mGorGor1-v2.1_pri, whole genome shotgun sequence includes:
- the CTXN1 gene encoding cortexin-1, which produces MSATWTLSPEPLPPSTGPPVGAGLDAEQRTVFAFVLCLLVVLVLLMVRCVRILLDPYSRMPASSWTDHKEALERGQFDYALV; this is translated from the coding sequence ATGAGCGCGACGTGGACGCTGTCGCCGGAGCCCCTGCCGCCGTCGACGGGGCCCCCGGTGGGCGCGGGCCTGGACGCGGAGCAGCGCACGGTGTTCGCCTTCGTGCTCTGCCTGCTCGTGGTGCTGGTGCTGTTGATGGTGCGCTGCGTGCGCATCCTGCTCGACCCCTACAGCCGCATGCCCGCCTCGTCCTGGACCGACCACAAGGAGGCGCTCGAGCGCGGGCAGTTCGACTACGCGTTGGTGTGA